A region from the Capsicum annuum cultivar UCD-10X-F1 unplaced genomic scaffold, UCD10Xv1.1 ctg81061, whole genome shotgun sequence genome encodes:
- the LOC124895286 gene encoding protein SPIRAL1-like 1, which yields MGRGVSYGGGKSSLGYLFRSGEVLKSTTTKAPAVQSEGPAINKELASKPAVSAVVDATKQIAAGIQSTASRNHFRSDGQNIGNFITVLPSRQLG from the coding sequence ATGGGCCGCGGAGTCAGCTATGGAGGAGGGAAAAGTTCATTGGGATACTTATTTAGAAGCGGTGAGGTGCTAAAATCAACCACGACAAAGGCACCAGCTGTTCAAAGTGAAGGGCCGGCAATAAATAAGGAGCTAGCTTCAAAGCCTGCTGTTTCTGCTGTAGTTGATGCTACTAAGCAGATTGCTGCTGGTATTCAGAGCACCGCTTCGAGAAACCATTTTAGGTCAGATGGTCAAAATATAGGTAACTTTATCACGGTATTGCCCTCGCGTCAATTAGGATGA